The proteins below are encoded in one region of Vibrio sp. ED004:
- a CDS encoding CidA/LrgA family protein — MKERLIKLVYCLISFTLIIGALTAGNALQQYLETSIPGSIFGMLILFTAMVIGIVPSHWVQPGASLIIRLMILLFVPISVGLMDHFDMLIANALPIMASAVGGTLIVLVSLSWFLDRLLSRGK, encoded by the coding sequence TTGAAAGAAAGATTGATCAAACTCGTTTACTGCTTAATCTCCTTCACCTTAATCATAGGTGCTCTCACTGCAGGTAACGCGTTACAACAATATCTAGAGACCTCAATTCCAGGCAGTATTTTTGGCATGTTGATTCTGTTTACTGCCATGGTGATAGGTATTGTTCCATCACACTGGGTACAACCCGGTGCCAGTCTGATTATTCGTTTGATGATCTTATTGTTCGTCCCAATTAGTGTTGGGTTAATGGATCATTTCGACATGCTTATTGCCAATGCATTGCCAATCATGGCGAGTGCCGTTGGTGGCACGCTCATCGTATTGGTGTCTTTATCATGGTTCTTAGACCGCTTGCTTTCGAGAGGTAAATAA
- the sbcB gene encoding exodeoxyribonuclease I: MSSDNQPTYFFFDYETWGVSPAEDRPSQFAGVRTDQDFNVIGEPLVIYCQPPADYLPAPEAALITRITPQKAMSQGLPEPEFIAKIHAELAKPNTTSLGYNSIRFDDEVTRYTCYRNFIDPYAWSWQNGNSRWDLLDVMRAVHALRPEGIVWPENEEGYPSFKLEHLSVANGIEHENAHDAMADVIATIELAKKLKAAQPKMFDYLYNMRHKRKLNELVDIVNMTPLMHVSGMFGRDCNYTSWIVPMAWHPTNQNAVIVVDLAKDPSPLLELDTDELRDRLYTKRSELNEDELPVPIKLVQLNKCPILAPAKTLTAENAETIGIDRQQCLKNLALLREHPEIREKLIGLYSQEREYEKSDDVDTHLYDGFFSPADKTAMNIIRETDPNNLAALDITFSDERIKPLLFRYRARHFPWTLDEAEQLKWANHCREFYESRLEEYMLNLENLAHENESDEKKMAILKAVYQYVEKLAS; this comes from the coding sequence ATGAGTTCAGATAATCAGCCAACCTACTTCTTTTTCGATTACGAAACATGGGGCGTGAGCCCAGCGGAAGATCGTCCGAGTCAATTCGCAGGTGTTCGTACCGACCAAGATTTCAATGTTATCGGAGAACCTTTGGTTATCTACTGCCAACCTCCTGCTGATTATCTTCCTGCACCTGAAGCTGCGCTGATCACTCGCATCACACCACAAAAAGCCATGTCTCAAGGCCTACCTGAGCCTGAGTTTATTGCCAAGATTCATGCAGAGCTTGCAAAGCCAAACACCACAAGCCTTGGCTACAACAGCATTCGATTCGATGACGAAGTAACGCGATACACCTGTTACCGCAACTTCATTGACCCGTACGCATGGAGCTGGCAAAACGGCAACTCACGCTGGGATCTACTCGACGTGATGCGCGCCGTACACGCACTTCGCCCTGAAGGTATAGTTTGGCCAGAGAATGAAGAAGGTTACCCAAGCTTCAAACTGGAACACCTATCTGTGGCAAATGGCATTGAACACGAAAACGCGCACGATGCGATGGCCGATGTTATTGCGACTATTGAATTAGCGAAAAAGCTGAAAGCTGCACAACCTAAGATGTTTGATTACCTCTACAACATGCGCCACAAACGCAAGTTGAATGAATTAGTCGACATCGTAAACATGACACCTTTAATGCACGTGTCAGGTATGTTTGGTCGTGATTGTAATTACACAAGCTGGATTGTGCCGATGGCTTGGCATCCAACCAACCAAAACGCCGTTATCGTGGTGGACTTAGCGAAAGATCCTAGCCCACTGCTTGAGCTAGATACTGATGAGCTAAGAGACAGGCTCTACACCAAACGCAGCGAGCTAAATGAAGATGAGTTGCCAGTCCCAATTAAGCTGGTACAACTCAACAAGTGCCCTATTCTCGCACCAGCAAAAACACTCACGGCTGAAAACGCGGAAACGATCGGCATTGACCGTCAGCAGTGTTTGAAGAACCTTGCACTATTACGTGAACATCCAGAGATTCGTGAAAAGCTGATTGGCTTGTACTCACAAGAACGTGAATACGAAAAAAGCGATGATGTAGACACACACCTTTACGATGGCTTCTTCTCTCCGGCAGATAAGACCGCGATGAACATCATTCGTGAAACTGACCCGAACAACTTGGCCGCTTTGGACATCACTTTCAGCGACGAACGCATTAAACCGTTGTTGTTCCGTTACCGCGCTCGTCATTTCCCATGGACACTTGATGAAGCTGAGCAACTAAAATGGGCGAACCATTGTCGTGAGTTTTACGAGAGTCGCTTAGAAGAGTACATGCTGAATCTAGAAAACCTCGCACATGAAAACGAAAGTGACGAGAAGAAAATGGCTATCTTGAAAGCGGTTTATCAGTACGTAGAAAAGCTAGCTAGTTAA
- a CDS encoding LrgB family protein: MWILLTIVVFLFARWVSQKVNSPLCNPLLISIGIIIPILLFFKVPFETYYADNTWITYMLQPAVVALAYPLYEQLPQIRANWRIITFACTLGSVMSMTTTAIIAVAFKADLSLIASLLGKSVTTPIAMEVSSHLGGEAAIAAILVLIVGLFGAIFAYPIYNLIGIKSPIARGLTMGTVSHALGTATCAEKNQEDAAFSSLALVLCGVITSIIAPSVFSVVIWFYS, translated from the coding sequence ATGTGGATTCTACTGACCATCGTGGTGTTCCTGTTTGCTCGCTGGGTTAGCCAAAAAGTGAACTCACCACTGTGTAACCCGTTACTGATCAGCATTGGCATCATTATTCCAATTCTGTTGTTCTTCAAAGTGCCTTTCGAGACTTACTACGCAGACAACACTTGGATCACTTACATGCTTCAGCCTGCGGTTGTGGCTCTTGCTTACCCTCTTTACGAGCAATTGCCTCAAATTCGAGCTAACTGGCGCATTATTACCTTTGCCTGCACCTTAGGCAGTGTGATGTCGATGACCACAACAGCAATCATTGCGGTTGCTTTTAAAGCCGACCTTAGCTTAATTGCGAGCCTGTTAGGTAAATCAGTGACGACGCCGATTGCGATGGAAGTATCGAGCCATTTAGGTGGTGAGGCAGCCATTGCCGCAATATTGGTTTTGATCGTAGGTCTGTTCGGTGCGATCTTTGCTTACCCTATCTATAATCTGATTGGTATTAAGAGCCCAATTGCCAGAGGTTTAACCATGGGTACGGTTTCTCATGCTCTGGGGACCGCGACCTGTGCGGAAAAGAACCAAGAAGATGCAGCATTCAGTTCGTTGGCTTTGGTGCTCTGTGGCGTTATCACCTCAATCATTGCACCTAGTGTGTTTTCAGTTGTGATTTGGTTCTATTCTTAA